Proteins from a single region of Streptomyces sp. TN58:
- a CDS encoding ATP-grasp domain-containing protein, giving the protein MRKIAFLRSVGIRRADPLIQQAVRSLAAEGIEAGLFHTSGSPGDEDFPGHRQRLDPDITPRRLAGVVAAWGADAAVSISLPCENALRDAAAAAHLEACGIPTVVTPLASTMLLVDKWETKQLCRRAGLDVPDGVRADCGLLAGRGLPVPGYRDALRAEAARIGYPLMAKPVWDSTSVGIRTLRTPAELDAWLAGPPEASAVVEEVVEGDLCSVDIVGRPGAYRVLPLCWTGRAGAEPVFTFADLRWCGPRPEADAAFADVARTLAALCGELGVHGSVNVDMVHTGGRFVVLEVNPRVGGATTLSCAASDTNTYATLARMARGLPPAAGPVQRTGWALEFLVEEGVGPAATHGLRKIATVVTAHELVIDGVSRGDIVVLTLREGEEAAVVKGLADLHATTGFPAAALLGKITSLLGR; this is encoded by the coding sequence GTGCGGAAGATCGCGTTCCTGCGGTCGGTGGGCATCCGGCGCGCCGATCCCCTCATCCAGCAGGCCGTACGCTCCCTCGCCGCCGAGGGAATCGAGGCGGGCCTGTTCCACACGAGCGGCAGCCCCGGTGACGAGGACTTCCCCGGACACCGGCAGCGGCTCGACCCGGACATCACGCCCCGGCGGCTCGCCGGCGTGGTCGCCGCCTGGGGAGCGGACGCGGCGGTGTCGATCTCGCTGCCCTGCGAGAACGCGCTGCGCGACGCCGCCGCCGCGGCGCACCTGGAGGCCTGCGGCATCCCGACGGTCGTCACCCCGCTCGCGTCGACGATGCTGCTGGTGGACAAGTGGGAGACCAAGCAGCTCTGCCGGCGCGCCGGCCTGGACGTCCCGGACGGCGTACGCGCCGACTGCGGACTGCTGGCGGGCCGCGGCCTGCCGGTGCCCGGGTACCGGGACGCGCTGCGGGCGGAGGCCGCGCGGATCGGCTACCCGCTGATGGCGAAGCCGGTCTGGGACTCCACGAGCGTGGGCATCCGGACGCTGCGCACCCCGGCGGAACTGGACGCCTGGCTCGCCGGCCCGCCGGAGGCGTCGGCGGTCGTGGAGGAGGTCGTCGAGGGCGACCTGTGCAGCGTCGACATCGTGGGACGGCCCGGCGCCTACCGGGTCCTCCCCCTGTGCTGGACCGGGCGGGCCGGCGCGGAGCCGGTGTTCACCTTCGCCGACCTGCGGTGGTGCGGGCCGCGGCCCGAGGCGGACGCCGCGTTCGCGGACGTGGCCCGCACGCTGGCCGCACTGTGCGGGGAACTCGGCGTGCACGGGTCCGTCAACGTCGACATGGTCCACACGGGCGGCCGATTCGTGGTCCTGGAGGTCAACCCGCGCGTCGGCGGAGCCACCACCCTGTCGTGCGCCGCGTCGGACACGAACACCTATGCCACGCTCGCCCGTATGGCGCGCGGCCTCCCGCCGGCGGCCGGTCCGGTACAACGCACCGGCTGGGCCCTTGAGTTCCTCGTCGAGGAGGGTGTCGGCCCGGCGGCGACGCACGGGCTTCGGAAGATCGCCACGGTGGTCACCGCGCACGAGCTGGTCATCGACGGGGTCTCCCGCGGCGACATCGTCGTCCTCACCCTCCGCGAGGGCGAGGAGGCCGCCGTGGTGAAGGGCCTGGCGGACCTGCACGCGACGACCGGCTTCCCCGCGGCCGCCCTCCTGGGCAAGATCACTTCGTTGTTGGGCCGATGA
- a CDS encoding MFS transporter, with translation MSALPETGRRTGVAARLGVPALRGRGRFITGNLVDSVGNGMLLPLGLLYFTDVRGLPVAQVGMAMTAGQAAALPVTFLAGRLMDRVGPRAVVVAANVVAAVGFTLFLFADRPWHVAAVHLVVQAGINMYFTAQRTLITHVTEPGERRAWFAFTGSLRNVGLAAGAATAAGSLAVFGKGALSWLIAVDAATYLLAALCFATLRTTPPGPGQMPPGGPVGRTDHTRRYLLLIAVNLPYVLAQAALSVLVALYATRALGLPASAASVIFVVNTVIVSGCSTVVTAHLAPKAPARAVAAGYLVMAVGMAAFMLPALPSLAFTAWVALLTAITLFSVAEILLGPALSELSVSLTPGAAGGFTQGLYQFSWAIGMVAAPALFTRLLEAGPLLPWGAEAVACLLAMAAAPALTASDRHRPRHRRRKPR, from the coding sequence ATGAGCGCGCTCCCCGAAACCGGCCGGCGTACCGGGGTCGCGGCGCGCCTGGGCGTGCCCGCGCTGCGGGGCCGCGGCCGGTTCATCACCGGCAACCTGGTCGACTCCGTCGGCAACGGCATGCTCCTGCCGCTGGGGCTGCTGTACTTCACCGACGTGCGGGGCCTGCCGGTCGCGCAGGTCGGCATGGCGATGACGGCGGGCCAGGCCGCCGCCCTGCCCGTCACCTTCCTCGCGGGCCGCCTGATGGACCGTGTCGGCCCGCGGGCGGTGGTCGTCGCGGCGAACGTCGTCGCCGCCGTCGGGTTCACGCTGTTCCTGTTCGCGGACCGGCCGTGGCATGTCGCCGCCGTCCACCTCGTGGTGCAGGCCGGCATCAACATGTACTTCACCGCCCAGCGCACGCTGATCACCCACGTCACCGAACCCGGGGAGCGGCGCGCGTGGTTCGCCTTCACCGGCTCGCTGCGCAACGTCGGCCTGGCTGCCGGCGCGGCCACCGCGGCCGGTTCCCTGGCGGTCTTCGGGAAGGGCGCGCTGTCGTGGCTGATCGCGGTCGACGCCGCGACCTACCTGCTGGCCGCCCTCTGTTTCGCGACGCTGAGGACCACCCCGCCCGGGCCCGGGCAGATGCCGCCGGGCGGCCCGGTCGGGCGGACCGATCACACGCGCCGCTACCTGCTGCTCATCGCCGTGAACCTGCCCTACGTCCTCGCCCAGGCCGCCCTGTCCGTGCTCGTCGCCCTCTACGCCACCCGCGCCCTGGGACTTCCGGCCTCGGCGGCGAGCGTGATCTTCGTCGTCAACACCGTGATCGTGTCGGGGTGCTCGACGGTGGTCACCGCCCATCTCGCGCCGAAGGCACCGGCTCGTGCCGTGGCGGCCGGGTACCTCGTGATGGCCGTCGGCATGGCGGCGTTCATGCTGCCCGCGCTGCCGTCCCTCGCCTTCACCGCGTGGGTGGCCCTCCTCACAGCGATCACCCTGTTCAGCGTGGCCGAGATCCTTCTCGGCCCGGCGTTGAGCGAGCTTTCGGTGAGCCTCACCCCCGGAGCGGCCGGGGGCTTCACCCAGGGTCTGTACCAGTTCTCGTGGGCCATCGGCATGGTCGCCGCCCCCGCCCTGTTCACCCGGCTGCTGGAGGCCGGGCCGCTGCTGCCGTGGGGCGCCGAGGCCGTGGCCTGCCTGCTCGCCATGGCAGCCGCTCCCGCCCTGACGGCATCCGACCGCCACCGCCCCCGCCACCGCCGGAGGAAGCCCCGTTGA
- a CDS encoding pyroglutamyl peptidase gives MTPRMMVLRRAASAAALLATVLPVAVAAPAHSAPAHSADGASGCRPPAPAPLDPEQSRLADARTTALVERGGLGDFVRRLPAALCTTRGPAEAGRLLDAWGEGLWQASVRRAQGQRPGGDLAPGDDRPLYWARLAMTADLARWQPRFTVDRAALRARFEDASRGLTGNAFRTAPGVRRIFISGFDPFGLDAEIRRANPSGSAALQLNGRRVTLADGSPAEIRAVVLPVRYADFDAGMVERAFAPHLAAGPAAADVITTVSQGYPGIFTLEDWAGRARSADPYPDNARALSGGTREHPVTAPGLGPGPEFIRTTLPADAVTAAVQSPYPVLLNSDVTEIPAGGTAPVDRTDGPTPGSRAVAGGGGGYLSNEVAYRSNRLRAELAPHLPGGHLHTPVLTGLPADPQQLTGPEFEHNESAITAQVRAVVEHAAVRHQGVPGCDASPRCAAGWQPAPVAYTRPNAASSNTN, from the coding sequence ATGACGCCTCGCATGATGGTCTTACGCCGTGCGGCATCAGCCGCCGCCCTCCTCGCCACCGTCCTCCCCGTGGCGGTCGCCGCCCCGGCCCACTCCGCCCCGGCCCACTCCGCCGACGGCGCCTCCGGCTGCCGCCCCCCGGCGCCGGCGCCGCTCGACCCCGAACAGTCCCGGCTCGCGGACGCCCGTACCACCGCCCTCGTCGAGCGGGGCGGACTCGGGGACTTCGTACGCCGGCTCCCCGCCGCCCTGTGCACCACACGCGGGCCCGCCGAGGCCGGACGGCTCCTCGACGCCTGGGGCGAGGGCCTCTGGCAGGCCTCCGTACGGCGTGCCCAGGGGCAACGCCCCGGCGGAGACCTCGCCCCCGGCGACGACCGGCCGCTGTACTGGGCGCGGCTCGCCATGACCGCCGACCTCGCGCGCTGGCAGCCGCGGTTCACCGTCGACCGGGCGGCGCTCCGCGCCCGTTTCGAGGACGCCTCCCGCGGACTCACCGGCAACGCCTTCCGGACGGCACCGGGCGTACGGAGGATCTTCATCAGCGGGTTCGACCCCTTCGGGCTGGATGCCGAGATACGCCGCGCCAACCCGTCCGGATCGGCCGCCCTCCAGCTCAACGGCCGCCGCGTGACCCTCGCCGACGGCAGCCCCGCCGAGATCCGCGCCGTCGTCCTCCCCGTCCGGTACGCCGACTTCGACGCGGGCATGGTCGAGCGGGCGTTCGCCCCGCACCTCGCCGCAGGACCCGCCGCGGCCGACGTCATCACCACCGTCAGCCAGGGCTACCCCGGCATCTTCACCCTGGAGGACTGGGCCGGCCGGGCGCGGTCCGCCGACCCCTACCCCGACAACGCGCGCGCACTCTCCGGCGGCACCCGCGAGCACCCGGTGACGGCCCCCGGCCTCGGCCCGGGACCGGAGTTCATCCGCACCACGCTGCCCGCCGACGCGGTGACCGCCGCCGTGCAAAGCCCGTACCCGGTCCTCCTCAACAGCGACGTCACCGAGATCCCGGCCGGCGGCACGGCTCCCGTCGACCGGACCGACGGCCCGACGCCGGGCTCGCGCGCCGTGGCGGGAGGCGGGGGCGGCTACCTGTCCAACGAGGTCGCCTACCGCTCCAACCGGCTGCGCGCCGAACTCGCCCCGCACCTGCCCGGCGGCCACCTCCACACACCGGTGCTCACCGGCCTGCCGGCCGACCCGCAGCAGCTGACCGGGCCCGAGTTCGAACACAACGAGAGCGCGATCACCGCGCAGGTCCGCGCGGTCGTCGAACACGCCGCCGTCCGGCACCAGGGGGTGCCCGGCTGCGATGCGTCCCCGCGCTGTGCGGCAGGATGGCAGCCCGCCCCGGTTGCGTACACACGCCCGAACGCGGCCTCCAGCAACACGAACTGA
- a CDS encoding peptidogalycan biosysnthesis protein, whose product MITTLVESVHAVPAAEWERLAAPAGLYLSHRWLAGEEGDPTADASYALVRDDDGTLLAATPLYLVHDEPNDAYRPAGLLPAGLRPRVIAGARRGYHSSPLTAPALDRVRRDACLALLRDAARALADRNGTTHWWPYLTAEAAARLAPLYPGDPVRLEDDAVIPLPGIDFGAYVASLPSRRRVGVRRERREFAAAGLDVRHLALADCAEEAGVLLSGHQRDHGHDRDGVDAMTGLLRRQAASMGGAARVVAAYEGRRMAGFCLYYHYAATTWIRAVAVDRTHPAPHLYFNLMYYLPVQDAYAHGTRALHAGMTTIEAKRRRGAEVSGLYALADRLPGPGSGL is encoded by the coding sequence TTGATCACTACGCTTGTCGAGTCCGTCCACGCCGTCCCGGCCGCCGAGTGGGAGCGGCTCGCCGCCCCGGCCGGCCTGTACCTGTCGCACCGGTGGCTCGCCGGGGAGGAGGGGGACCCGACCGCCGACGCCTCGTACGCCCTCGTCCGCGACGACGACGGCACGCTGCTCGCCGCGACACCGCTCTACCTGGTGCACGACGAGCCGAACGACGCCTACCGGCCAGCCGGCCTGCTGCCCGCGGGGCTGCGGCCGCGTGTGATCGCGGGGGCTCGGCGCGGCTACCACAGCAGTCCGCTGACCGCCCCCGCCCTGGACCGCGTACGGCGCGACGCCTGCCTCGCCCTGCTGCGGGACGCGGCCCGCGCGCTGGCCGACCGCAACGGCACCACGCACTGGTGGCCGTACCTCACCGCCGAGGCCGCCGCCCGGCTCGCCCCCCTCTATCCCGGGGACCCGGTCCGCCTGGAGGACGACGCCGTCATCCCGCTGCCGGGCATCGACTTCGGGGCGTACGTCGCCTCCCTGCCGTCACGGCGCCGCGTCGGCGTGCGCCGCGAGCGGCGGGAGTTCGCCGCCGCCGGACTCGACGTACGGCACCTGGCGCTCGCGGACTGCGCCGAGGAGGCCGGGGTCCTGCTCTCCGGGCACCAACGGGATCACGGCCACGACCGCGACGGCGTCGACGCGATGACCGGCCTGCTCCGGCGCCAGGCGGCGTCGATGGGCGGCGCGGCCCGGGTGGTGGCGGCGTACGAGGGGCGGCGGATGGCGGGCTTCTGCCTGTACTACCACTACGCGGCCACGACGTGGATCCGCGCGGTCGCTGTCGACCGCACCCACCCGGCGCCCCACCTGTACTTCAACCTCATGTACTACCTGCCCGTCCAGGACGCCTACGCCCACGGCACGAGGGCTCTGCACGCGGGCATGACGACGATCGAGGCGAAACGCCGCCGCGGGGCGGAGGTGTCGGGCCTGTACGCCCTGGCCGACCGCCTCCCCGGTCCTGGGTCGGGGCTCTAG
- a CDS encoding mechanosensitive ion channel family protein → MNRDLVLHDWLAAGIALAAGAAAGLLLRALLRWLGRHAARTRWRGDDIIVDALRTIAPGAALIAGAAVAATTLPLTARVSGFVNQSLTALLILIATLSTARVVAGLVQSVAGTRTGVAASASIFVNITRIVVLVMGVLVALETLGVSIAPLVTALGVGGLAVALALQDTLANLFAGVHILASKTVQPGDYIRLTSGEEGYVVDINWRNTVVRNLSNNLVIIPNARLARTNMTNYTQPEQQFSILVQVGVGYESDLEHVERVTLEVVDGVMADINGAVPDHEGAVRFHTFADSRINFTVILGVGEFSDQYRIKHEFIKRLHRRFRAEGISIPAPTHTIALRQGDAPAPPPPAAVPHQRGPSPSILTDSDR, encoded by the coding sequence TTGAACCGGGACCTCGTCCTGCACGACTGGCTCGCCGCGGGTATCGCCCTGGCGGCGGGCGCAGCAGCCGGACTGCTGCTGCGCGCCCTGCTGCGGTGGCTGGGGCGGCACGCCGCACGGACCCGCTGGCGCGGCGACGACATCATCGTCGACGCACTGCGCACCATCGCCCCCGGCGCCGCGCTGATCGCGGGCGCCGCGGTGGCTGCGACGACCCTGCCGCTCACCGCGCGCGTCTCGGGCTTCGTGAACCAGTCCCTGACCGCGCTGCTCATCCTCATCGCCACGCTCAGCACGGCGCGCGTCGTCGCGGGCCTCGTCCAGTCCGTGGCGGGCACGCGGACCGGGGTGGCGGCGTCGGCGTCCATCTTCGTCAACATCACGCGGATCGTGGTCCTCGTGATGGGCGTACTCGTCGCCCTGGAGACCCTCGGAGTGTCCATCGCACCGCTGGTCACCGCCCTCGGCGTGGGCGGTCTGGCGGTCGCGCTCGCACTCCAGGACACCCTCGCCAACCTCTTCGCCGGAGTGCACATCCTCGCCTCGAAGACCGTGCAGCCCGGGGACTACATCCGGCTCACGAGCGGCGAGGAGGGCTACGTCGTCGACATCAACTGGCGCAACACCGTGGTGCGCAACCTGTCCAACAACCTCGTCATCATCCCGAACGCCCGCCTCGCGCGCACCAACATGACCAACTACACCCAGCCGGAACAGCAGTTCTCGATCCTGGTCCAGGTGGGCGTGGGCTACGAGAGCGACCTGGAGCACGTCGAGCGGGTGACCCTGGAGGTCGTCGACGGCGTGATGGCCGACATCAACGGCGCGGTCCCCGACCACGAAGGCGCCGTCCGCTTCCACACGTTCGCGGACTCCCGCATCAACTTCACCGTGATCCTGGGCGTCGGGGAGTTCAGCGACCAGTACCGGATCAAGCACGAGTTCATCAAGCGCCTGCACCGGCGCTTCCGGGCGGAGGGCATCTCGATCCCGGCGCCGACCCACACCATCGCCCTCCGCCAGGGCGACGCCCCGGCACCACCTCCACCCGCCGCCGTCCCCCACCAGCGCGGGCCGTCCCCCTCGATCCTCACGGACAGCGACCGGTAG
- a CDS encoding DUF1152 domain-containing protein, which produces MSDLYVAAGGGGDPIGTLIAARTVSEAPDPPLIATYAWERPEISDPPGPLGEHHFTRLARGAGGAPAFTPDTRARPPAGSTLPGLAADLPARLLLLLDPSQGLTALAAQISAMARSAGGWIHVVDIGGDILTHGDEPGLCSPFGDALTLAACHLTGIPTTVHVAGPGLDGEIDEPTLLARLPGYHPLTPGTAAASAAARALAWHPSEASALWAAAVHGARGSVRAVNHTAELTAVSPKLFHLPLHEAVGHNPVARVLLDERPETLEDAADLSHRLTGIHGLAPEHARTPRQDPPPGTAAFPDRDVAMKALREAAPGADHVTLRYAARSLGLAWTDIPALRKLLGSATPLLRLT; this is translated from the coding sequence GTGAGCGACCTGTACGTCGCGGCCGGCGGGGGCGGGGATCCCATCGGCACCCTGATCGCCGCACGCACCGTCAGCGAGGCCCCGGACCCGCCACTGATCGCCACCTACGCGTGGGAGCGTCCCGAGATCAGCGATCCCCCCGGCCCCCTCGGGGAACACCACTTCACCCGCCTCGCCCGCGGCGCCGGCGGCGCCCCGGCCTTCACCCCCGACACCAGAGCCCGGCCGCCCGCCGGATCCACCCTGCCCGGCCTCGCCGCCGACCTGCCGGCCCGTCTGCTGCTGCTGCTCGACCCGTCCCAGGGACTCACCGCGCTGGCCGCGCAGATCAGCGCCATGGCCCGGTCCGCGGGCGGCTGGATCCACGTCGTCGACATCGGCGGCGACATCCTGACCCACGGCGATGAACCGGGCCTGTGCAGCCCCTTCGGGGACGCCCTCACCCTCGCCGCCTGCCACCTCACCGGCATCCCCACCACCGTCCACGTCGCCGGGCCGGGCCTCGACGGGGAGATCGACGAACCGACCCTGCTCGCACGGCTCCCCGGGTACCACCCCCTCACCCCCGGAACGGCCGCTGCATCGGCGGCCGCCCGAGCCCTGGCCTGGCACCCCTCGGAGGCCTCGGCCCTGTGGGCCGCCGCCGTCCACGGCGCCCGCGGCAGCGTACGCGCGGTCAACCACACCGCCGAACTCACCGCGGTCTCACCGAAGCTGTTCCACCTGCCCCTGCACGAAGCCGTAGGCCACAACCCGGTCGCGCGCGTCCTGCTCGACGAGCGTCCCGAGACCCTGGAGGACGCCGCAGACCTCTCCCACCGGCTCACCGGCATACACGGCCTGGCGCCCGAGCACGCCCGCACACCCCGGCAGGACCCGCCGCCCGGCACGGCCGCCTTCCCCGACCGCGACGTCGCCATGAAGGCGCTGCGCGAGGCGGCCCCCGGCGCGGACCACGTAACCCTCCGGTACGCCGCCCGCTCCCTCGGCCTGGCATGGACCGACATCCCGGCCCTCAGGAAGCTCCTCGGCAGCGCGACCCCGCTGCTCCGGCTCACCTGA
- a CDS encoding coproporphyrinogen-III oxidase family protein: protein MTSPRQQLTDRLTDQIADQIAQGVIPPYQYSYPPRSTYRPLPEGRWSIPEIWAADLAHHQVPELNLYLHVPFCDRKCGFCNLYTIISTDEDVFDAYTDALCTQIEDHAEIIQARRLRTVYIGGGTPALLKPRHFEQIFTTLARVYPNWRSTVEEVAVEATPSSIADAPHEFKALIDMGLTRANVGIQSLVPREIREAGRGGEDENVIRRAIRTAHELGLPDLSTDLIMGFAGQTPETWRHSVDELAALKPTTISTYFLTVRPDAWFSKTGAYQYMWQPELYDRYDYARQVFLDHGYVQEGSVRYKTPGRGGYVQKVLTFHGVPLLGLGVGARSYTSVLDYMTGSVKPSTAEVADYIRKAGRHEIVPVTGIELTAEEIVRKRLVLDCFDLDLGELDRFGYRKHAADFEPVLDAAEANGLLHRLGRRVQLTPKGFKYRDVLSWMFYSDTVKALDREYYENLHAANARARRNMGATPVRITGVDLREGAA from the coding sequence GTGACCAGCCCGCGCCAGCAGCTCACCGACCGGCTCACCGACCAGATCGCCGACCAGATCGCCCAGGGCGTCATACCGCCCTACCAGTACTCCTACCCGCCCCGCTCCACCTACCGCCCCCTCCCGGAGGGCCGGTGGAGCATCCCCGAGATCTGGGCCGCGGACCTCGCCCACCACCAGGTCCCCGAACTCAACCTCTACCTCCACGTCCCCTTCTGCGACCGCAAGTGCGGCTTCTGCAACCTCTACACGATCATCAGCACCGACGAGGACGTCTTCGACGCCTACACCGACGCCCTGTGCACGCAGATCGAGGACCACGCCGAGATCATCCAGGCCCGCCGGCTGCGTACCGTCTACATCGGAGGCGGGACCCCTGCCCTCCTCAAACCCCGCCACTTCGAGCAGATCTTCACCACCCTGGCCCGCGTCTACCCCAACTGGCGCTCGACCGTGGAGGAGGTCGCCGTGGAGGCCACACCGTCCTCCATCGCCGACGCGCCCCACGAGTTCAAGGCCCTCATCGACATGGGCCTCACCCGCGCCAACGTCGGCATCCAGTCCCTCGTCCCGCGCGAGATCCGCGAGGCCGGCCGCGGCGGCGAGGACGAGAACGTCATCCGCCGCGCCATCCGGACCGCACACGAACTCGGCCTCCCCGACCTGTCCACGGACCTGATCATGGGCTTCGCCGGCCAGACCCCCGAGACCTGGCGCCACAGCGTCGACGAGCTGGCCGCGCTGAAGCCCACCACCATCAGCACCTACTTCCTCACGGTGCGGCCGGACGCGTGGTTCTCCAAGACCGGCGCCTACCAGTACATGTGGCAGCCCGAGCTCTACGACCGCTACGACTACGCCCGCCAGGTCTTCCTCGACCACGGCTACGTCCAGGAGGGCTCCGTCCGCTACAAGACCCCGGGCCGCGGCGGCTACGTACAGAAGGTGCTCACCTTCCACGGCGTGCCGCTGCTGGGCCTCGGCGTCGGCGCACGCTCCTACACCAGCGTCCTCGACTACATGACCGGCAGCGTGAAGCCCTCGACGGCCGAGGTGGCCGACTACATCAGGAAGGCCGGCCGTCACGAGATCGTCCCGGTCACCGGTATCGAGCTGACCGCCGAGGAGATCGTCCGCAAGCGCCTCGTCCTCGACTGCTTCGACCTCGACCTCGGCGAACTGGACCGCTTCGGCTACCGGAAGCACGCCGCCGACTTCGAACCCGTCCTGGACGCCGCCGAGGCCAACGGCCTCCTCCACCGGCTCGGCCGGCGCGTCCAGCTCACGCCCAAGGGATTCAAGTACCGCGACGTCCTGTCCTGGATGTTCTACTCCGACACCGTCAAGGCCCTGGACCGCGAGTACTACGAGAACCTGCACGCGGCCAACGCGCGCGCCCGCAGGAACATGGGGGCCACCCCCGTGCGCATCACCGGCGTCGACCTGCGCGAGGGAGCGGCGTGA
- a CDS encoding ATP-grasp domain-containing protein: protein MTIGAGLRGPGVLVIEPMGNAGRFLVEAADRLGLRLYAATHKEVHDAYPDRLRSALAGVCATDLTDTPRALADMEAFCRRHAVAGVAACFELFTPLAALLAERVGLPGNDPRLARAARNKILMGEAFAATGIPAPRWAVARDAAEARRVAETGGLGWPLVVKPAEQGGSWGVSVVEGPGDALAHAVAAAQRFTHARPHGLELDTTALLQEYVRGAEYSCDTVVADGVAHPLPVVRKDTTRGRYRIETGHTCPAGLDDELAGIVQRTAARAALAVGVRNGIAHTELKIPPGTRTPFVIETGARLPGDNLCEVVEAATGVSEAGAHLQAVLGRVPDTAPAFAGAASIRFLLPERGGVLRRASIPEAPCTHGELHLWPGDAVPEPADSACRIGHVVARAATADRARELAAGVVARSLVEVG from the coding sequence ATGACTATCGGGGCGGGCCTGCGCGGCCCGGGAGTGCTGGTGATCGAGCCGATGGGAAACGCGGGGCGTTTCCTGGTGGAAGCCGCCGACCGGCTGGGACTGCGGCTGTACGCCGCGACCCACAAGGAGGTCCACGACGCCTATCCGGACCGGCTGCGCTCCGCCCTCGCGGGGGTGTGCGCGACGGACCTGACGGACACCCCTCGGGCACTGGCGGACATGGAGGCGTTCTGCCGGCGGCACGCCGTGGCGGGTGTCGCGGCCTGCTTCGAGCTCTTCACCCCGCTCGCCGCACTGCTGGCCGAACGGGTCGGCCTGCCCGGCAACGACCCGCGGCTCGCCCGGGCGGCCAGGAACAAGATCCTGATGGGTGAGGCCTTCGCGGCGACCGGTATCCCCGCGCCCCGCTGGGCTGTGGCCCGTGACGCCGCCGAGGCGCGGCGGGTCGCGGAGACGGGCGGGCTGGGGTGGCCCCTGGTGGTCAAGCCGGCCGAGCAGGGCGGTTCGTGGGGCGTGTCCGTCGTGGAAGGCCCCGGCGACGCACTGGCCCACGCCGTCGCCGCCGCACAGCGCTTCACGCACGCCCGGCCGCACGGGCTGGAGCTGGACACCACCGCCCTGCTGCAGGAGTACGTGCGCGGGGCGGAGTACTCCTGCGACACGGTGGTCGCGGACGGGGTCGCCCATCCGCTGCCGGTCGTACGCAAGGACACCACCCGGGGCCGGTACCGCATCGAGACCGGGCACACCTGCCCGGCCGGTCTGGACGACGAGCTGGCCGGGATCGTGCAGCGCACGGCGGCGCGCGCCGCGCTGGCCGTCGGTGTCCGCAACGGCATCGCGCACACGGAGCTGAAGATCCCCCCGGGGACGCGCACGCCGTTCGTGATCGAGACCGGGGCCCGGCTGCCCGGGGACAACCTGTGCGAGGTGGTCGAGGCCGCCACGGGCGTCAGCGAGGCCGGAGCCCATCTCCAGGCCGTGCTGGGGCGGGTGCCCGACACCGCCCCCGCCTTCGCGGGCGCCGCCTCGATCCGCTTCCTGCTCCCGGAGCGCGGCGGGGTGCTGCGCCGGGCGTCCATCCCCGAAGCCCCCTGCACGCACGGCGAGTTGCACCTGTGGCCCGGCGACGCGGTGCCGGAGCCGGCCGACTCGGCCTGCCGGATCGGCCACGTCGTCGCCCGCGCGGCGACCGCCGACCGGGCGCGCGAGCTGGCGGCCGGGGTCGTCGCCCGTTCCCTCGTGGAAGTGGGGTGA